One part of the Ralstonia pickettii genome encodes these proteins:
- a CDS encoding glycosyltransferase family 4 protein codes for MIVTDAWEPQVNGVVRTLTQTRRELEAMGHIVDMITPLEFKTVPCPTYPEIRLSILPSKRVRERIEKFAPQALHIATEGPLGLAARAYALRHKLPYTTAYHTRFPEYVQARFGIPLAWTYRFLRWFHSPAQAVMAPTPVVLKDLADYGITNGVLWTRGVDLDIFTAQRSNVLNTAHPIFLYVGRVAVEKNVEAFLELDLPGSKWVVGEGPALAGLKAKYPNASYLGVLKQPELAKVYASADVFVFPSRTDTFGLVLLEALASGLPVAAYPVTGPIDVLGDSPAGALREDLREACLEALRIDRATARAHAEKFSWRAASEQFLAHLRPMPAASAGNTTAAEPSTAAGA; via the coding sequence ATGATCGTCACCGATGCCTGGGAACCGCAGGTCAACGGCGTCGTCCGCACCCTCACCCAGACGCGCCGCGAGCTGGAGGCCATGGGGCACATCGTCGACATGATCACGCCGCTGGAATTCAAGACGGTGCCGTGCCCGACGTATCCGGAAATCCGCCTGTCGATCCTGCCGTCCAAGCGCGTGCGCGAGCGCATCGAAAAGTTCGCCCCGCAGGCCTTGCACATCGCCACCGAAGGCCCGCTGGGCCTGGCTGCACGCGCCTACGCGCTGCGCCATAAGCTGCCCTACACGACGGCATACCACACGCGCTTTCCGGAGTATGTGCAGGCTCGCTTCGGCATTCCGCTGGCCTGGACGTATCGCTTCCTGCGCTGGTTTCACAGCCCCGCGCAGGCCGTGATGGCACCCACGCCAGTGGTGCTGAAGGACCTTGCCGACTACGGCATCACCAACGGCGTGCTGTGGACGCGCGGCGTGGACCTAGACATCTTCACCGCCCAGCGCAGCAACGTGCTGAACACGGCGCACCCGATCTTCCTTTACGTCGGCCGTGTGGCCGTGGAAAAGAACGTCGAAGCATTCCTGGAACTGGATCTGCCGGGCTCCAAGTGGGTCGTCGGCGAAGGTCCCGCGCTCGCCGGGCTGAAAGCCAAGTACCCGAATGCCAGCTACCTCGGCGTGCTCAAGCAACCGGAACTGGCAAAGGTGTATGCCTCGGCCGATGTGTTCGTCTTCCCGAGCCGCACCGACACGTTCGGACTGGTATTGCTGGAGGCCCTTGCCAGCGGCTTGCCGGTGGCGGCGTATCCGGTAACGGGCCCGATCGACGTGCTGGGCGATTCTCCGGCTGGCGCATTGCGCGAAGACCTGCGCGAAGCCTGCCTGGAGGCGCTTCGCATCGACCGCGCCACGGCGCGCGCGCACGCAGAGAAGTTCTCGTGGCGCGCTGCCTCCGAACAGTTTCTCGCGCACCTGCGTCCGATGCCCGCCGCCTCCGCCGGCAACACGACGGCCGCCGAACCCTCCACCGCCGCGGGTGCCTGA
- a CDS encoding diacylglycerol kinase, with protein MKPTTPPDRRLENPPAPPAAGAYSPADNPHKGNRGVTRAWFALKNSISGIRFAIDEESAFRQELTLCAILLPCAFVIPATVVERIMMLGTLVLVLIVELLNSSVEAAVDRISLEQHGLSKRAKDFGSAAVMLALLLCVGTWVAIAWPWVASLLH; from the coding sequence ATGAAGCCCACCACCCCGCCGGATCGGCGACTGGAAAATCCGCCTGCACCACCAGCGGCCGGCGCCTATTCGCCGGCTGACAACCCGCATAAAGGCAATCGCGGGGTCACGCGGGCCTGGTTTGCGCTCAAGAACTCCATCAGCGGCATCCGCTTCGCCATCGATGAGGAAAGCGCGTTCCGCCAGGAGCTGACGCTGTGCGCGATCCTGTTGCCGTGCGCCTTCGTCATTCCCGCCACAGTGGTCGAGCGCATTATGATGCTCGGCACGCTGGTGCTGGTGCTGATCGTGGAATTGCTCAATTCGAGCGTGGAAGCGGCAGTCGACCGCATCTCGCTGGAGCAGCACGGGCTGTCCAAGCGTGCCAAGGATTTCGGCAGCGCGGCGGTAATGCTGGCCCTGTTGCTGTGCGTGGGGACGTGGGTAGCGATCGCCTGGCCGTGGGTGGCATCGCTGTTGCACTAG
- a CDS encoding TetR/AcrR family transcriptional regulator, translating into METKQHSTGPRRTRDRILEVSLRLFNELGEPNVTTTTIAEELEISPGNLYYHFRNKDDIINSIFVQFEQEIARRLKLPDDHKATLDETWGYLQYMSEFLWNYRFLYRDINDLLARNRMLELNFKRIVEQKRHFAMDICHQFIEDGEMEATAEQVDVICTNIVVIATYWLSFQFVQHPRQYNDQNAIRDHLHGASYHILSILAPYLRGKPRRAFDLLAVSRSNDPPIGAPGTPSNNTPAP; encoded by the coding sequence ATGGAAACCAAGCAGCATTCCACCGGCCCGCGCCGGACGCGCGATCGCATTCTCGAAGTGTCGCTGCGCCTGTTCAACGAACTGGGCGAGCCCAACGTCACGACCACGACGATCGCCGAAGAGCTGGAGATCAGCCCGGGCAACCTGTACTACCACTTCCGCAACAAGGACGACATCATCAACTCGATCTTCGTGCAGTTCGAGCAGGAGATCGCGCGTCGTCTTAAGCTGCCGGACGATCACAAGGCCACACTCGACGAAACCTGGGGCTACCTGCAGTACATGTCGGAGTTTCTCTGGAACTACCGCTTCCTGTACCGGGACATCAACGATCTGCTCGCGCGCAACCGCATGCTTGAACTGAACTTCAAGCGCATCGTCGAGCAGAAGCGCCACTTCGCCATGGACATCTGCCACCAGTTCATCGAAGACGGCGAGATGGAAGCCACGGCCGAGCAGGTCGACGTCATCTGCACCAATATCGTGGTGATTGCCACCTACTGGCTGTCGTTCCAGTTCGTGCAGCATCCGCGCCAGTACAACGACCAGAACGCGATCCGTGACCACCTGCACGGCGCGAGCTACCACATCCTGTCGATCCTCGCGCCTTACCTGCGGGGCAAGCCCCGGCGGGCGTTTGATTTGCTGGCGGTGAGCCGCAGCAACGATCCGCCCATCGGCGCCCCGGGCACCCCCAGCAACAACACCCCTGCTCCATGA
- a CDS encoding LOG family protein — protein sequence MKSICVYCGSSPGERPEYKANAIELGNEMVKRGLTLVYGGGNVGLMGVVADAVLHGGSPVIGIIPKSLVRKEVGHKELTELHIVDSMHQRKQMMADRADAFIAMPGGVGTYEELFETFTWLQLGYHNKPIGLLNVAGFYDKLLVFIDHAVQEGFLKRHHADLLHVSDDPAALIDMLARAPRETVDKWSERRERT from the coding sequence ATGAAATCGATCTGCGTCTATTGCGGTTCCAGCCCGGGCGAGCGCCCGGAATACAAAGCCAACGCCATCGAGCTGGGCAACGAGATGGTCAAGCGCGGCCTGACGCTTGTCTACGGCGGCGGCAACGTCGGCCTGATGGGCGTGGTGGCCGACGCAGTGCTGCACGGCGGCAGCCCGGTCATCGGCATCATCCCGAAATCGCTGGTGCGCAAGGAGGTCGGTCATAAGGAGCTGACCGAACTGCACATCGTCGACAGCATGCACCAGCGCAAGCAGATGATGGCCGATCGAGCGGACGCCTTTATCGCCATGCCCGGTGGCGTCGGCACTTATGAAGAGCTGTTCGAAACCTTCACGTGGCTGCAGCTCGGCTATCACAACAAGCCCATCGGCCTGCTGAACGTGGCGGGCTTCTACGACAAGCTGCTCGTCTTCATCGACCATGCCGTGCAGGAAGGCTTCCTCAAGCGCCATCACGCCGACCTGCTGCACGTGAGCGACGACCCGGCCGCGTTGATCGACATGCTGGCGCGTGCGCCGCGCGAGACGGTCGACAAATGGTCGGAGCGCCGCGAGCGCACGTAA
- a CDS encoding DUF924 family protein, with the protein MIGLPTADDVLTFWFGNAPLIDARSEWFTKSDAFDAEIRARFLPLWEALSTGDADTWMDTPLEAIARIVVLDQFSRNMFRGTARAFASDAAALHTAQIVVAAGWDARLPTRHHRVFCYLPFEHSEALSAQDESIRLYTRLRDQEGDADPLFWAEKHREIVARFGRFPHRNEALGRVSTPEEVEFLKQPGSSF; encoded by the coding sequence ATGATCGGTTTGCCCACGGCAGACGACGTGCTCACATTCTGGTTCGGCAACGCGCCGCTGATCGATGCACGGTCGGAGTGGTTCACCAAGTCCGACGCGTTCGATGCCGAGATCCGCGCCCGTTTCCTGCCGCTGTGGGAAGCGCTTTCCACGGGTGACGCCGACACCTGGATGGATACGCCGCTCGAAGCCATCGCGCGCATCGTCGTACTCGACCAGTTCTCGCGCAACATGTTTCGCGGCACCGCGCGCGCGTTTGCCAGCGATGCGGCTGCGTTGCACACCGCGCAAATCGTTGTGGCCGCGGGTTGGGATGCGCGATTGCCGACGCGCCATCACCGTGTGTTCTGCTACCTGCCGTTCGAGCACAGCGAGGCGCTGTCGGCGCAGGATGAGTCGATTCGCCTTTACACGCGCCTGCGCGACCAGGAAGGTGATGCGGACCCGCTCTTCTGGGCGGAGAAGCACCGCGAGATCGTGGCGCGCTTCGGGCGCTTTCCGCATCGCAACGAAGCACTCGGGCGCGTTTCCACGCCCGAGGAAGTGGAGTTTCTGAAGCAGCCAGGGTCGTCGTTTTAG
- a CDS encoding group II truncated hemoglobin has product MTDVTSGQETLAFDLIGGEARVRELVDRFYDLMDLEPEFAVLRALHPQSLDGSRDKLFWFLCGWLGGPNHFIERFGHPRLRARHMPFEIGTQERDQWMRCMALAMQDIGLDEALQMRLMQAFWQTADWMRNVQR; this is encoded by the coding sequence ATGACTGACGTAACTTCCGGCCAGGAGACCCTGGCGTTTGACCTGATTGGCGGCGAAGCGCGTGTGCGCGAACTCGTTGACCGCTTCTATGACCTCATGGATCTGGAGCCCGAGTTTGCCGTGCTGCGCGCGCTGCATCCGCAAAGCCTGGATGGATCGCGGGACAAGCTGTTCTGGTTTTTGTGCGGCTGGCTGGGCGGCCCGAATCATTTCATCGAGCGCTTTGGCCACCCGCGTCTGCGTGCGCGCCATATGCCGTTCGAGATCGGCACGCAGGAGCGTGATCAATGGATGCGCTGCATGGCCCTCGCCATGCAAGACATCGGCCTGGACGAAGCCCTGCAGATGCGCCTGATGCAGGCGTTCTGGCAGACCGCCGACTGGATGCGGAACGTGCAACGCTAA
- a CDS encoding ABC transporter permease, producing MSRFSVWTQALRMLRRDWRAGELNLLLVALVLAVAALASVSFLADRMHAGLERDARQLIGADVLVVSDQPLPPDIEAHARASGLQVTHTATFPSMASTLAKGASGEPVSQLAAIKAVDMGYPLRGTLKVGDDGRDTVGAPIQGVPAAGTVWVDAPLLEALGIRVGDAIRLGKRTFKVAHVITQELDRGAGFMNFAPRVMLSMSDLGSTGLVTYGSRVTYRLLVAGPDAAAGAFHTWIENEAKTRQLRGVRVESLQNGQPQMRETLDRAERFLSLVALLAAMIAAVAITMAARRYTARHTDAVAIIKCLGLEQRQILGTFALEFLLIGVMGSAVGVALGYGAHWLLLASLGDLVTVTLPAPSAWPAVVGVTAGLVLLIGFAVPPLLSLVRVAPLRVLRRDVAERAVAAWIGYALGGAAFFALLVVSARDVKLGALTAAGFACAIVVFALLAAGGLRALAVSLGRGRALSVGWRFALAVLERRRGVSVLQTVALAVGLMALLLLAMTRNDLIRSWHNATPADAPNRFIINIQPDQMHAVAQALAQAGVADPKLYPMVRGRLTRVNGQVIDRQTYAESRARNLVEREFNLSYATTQPPENRIVSGQWFRGQKPEASVEEGIAKTLNLHLGDVLRFDVAGQTVDAPITSLRKLDWSSMRVNFFVILPPVALRDMPQTYVTAFRIPAGQADLPAKLVREFPNLTVVDTELILQQVQGVLDQVTAAVEFLFVFTLAAGVLVLYAALSGSRDERLRDAGVLRALGAGSGVVRQTQYAEVLIVGGLAGLMAGLGAIAIGWVLSAYVFDFPYRFNPAILPVGIVSGMACAFVGGWLGLRDVLRRPAMATLRDA from the coding sequence ATGTCACGTTTCTCCGTCTGGACCCAAGCCCTGCGCATGCTGCGCCGCGACTGGCGCGCCGGTGAACTGAACCTCCTGCTCGTCGCCCTGGTGCTGGCCGTGGCGGCGCTGGCGTCCGTCAGTTTCCTGGCCGATCGCATGCATGCGGGCCTCGAGCGCGATGCGCGGCAGTTAATCGGGGCGGATGTGCTTGTCGTCTCCGATCAGCCGCTGCCGCCCGACATCGAGGCGCATGCGCGTGCAAGCGGCTTGCAAGTCACGCATACCGCCACCTTCCCCAGCATGGCCAGCACATTGGCGAAGGGCGCGTCGGGCGAACCGGTATCGCAACTCGCTGCCATCAAGGCCGTCGACATGGGCTACCCGCTGCGCGGCACCCTCAAGGTGGGCGATGACGGGCGAGATACCGTGGGCGCGCCAATCCAGGGCGTTCCCGCCGCAGGCACGGTGTGGGTGGACGCACCGCTGCTCGAAGCGCTCGGCATTCGCGTGGGCGATGCGATCCGCCTGGGCAAGCGCACCTTCAAGGTCGCTCACGTCATCACCCAGGAGCTTGATCGCGGCGCGGGCTTCATGAATTTCGCCCCCCGGGTGATGCTGTCGATGTCAGACCTGGGCTCGACAGGCCTCGTCACCTACGGCAGCCGCGTAACGTACCGCTTGCTGGTCGCTGGCCCGGATGCCGCTGCCGGCGCATTCCACACTTGGATCGAGAACGAAGCGAAGACGCGCCAGTTGCGTGGCGTGCGCGTTGAATCGTTGCAGAACGGCCAGCCGCAGATGCGCGAAACGCTGGACCGCGCCGAGCGCTTCCTCTCTCTCGTCGCCTTGCTGGCGGCCATGATTGCCGCAGTGGCGATTACGATGGCCGCGCGCCGCTACACCGCGCGCCATACCGATGCGGTGGCCATCATCAAATGCCTTGGGCTCGAGCAACGGCAGATTCTCGGCACGTTCGCACTGGAGTTCTTGCTGATCGGCGTGATGGGTTCGGCGGTGGGCGTGGCGCTGGGTTACGGCGCGCACTGGCTGTTGCTGGCGTCGCTGGGCGACCTGGTCACGGTGACGTTGCCTGCGCCATCCGCCTGGCCTGCGGTGGTGGGCGTGACGGCGGGGCTGGTGTTGCTGATCGGTTTTGCCGTGCCACCCTTGCTGAGCCTCGTGCGCGTGGCGCCGCTGCGCGTGCTGCGGCGCGACGTGGCTGAGCGTGCCGTTGCCGCTTGGATCGGCTATGCGCTGGGCGGGGCGGCGTTCTTCGCGCTCCTCGTGGTGTCAGCGCGCGACGTCAAGCTTGGGGCGCTGACCGCCGCGGGGTTTGCCTGCGCCATCGTCGTGTTTGCGCTGCTGGCAGCCGGCGGATTGCGCGCCCTGGCGGTGTCCCTGGGGCGGGGTCGCGCGCTCAGCGTGGGGTGGCGCTTTGCACTGGCCGTACTGGAGCGCCGTCGCGGCGTGAGCGTGCTGCAGACGGTGGCGCTTGCGGTCGGCCTGATGGCACTGCTGCTGCTCGCCATGACGCGCAATGATCTGATCCGCTCGTGGCACAACGCTACCCCGGCCGATGCGCCCAACCGGTTCATCATCAATATCCAGCCCGATCAGATGCACGCGGTGGCGCAGGCCCTCGCCCAAGCCGGCGTGGCGGACCCGAAGCTCTACCCGATGGTGCGCGGGCGCCTGACGCGGGTGAATGGTCAGGTGATCGACCGCCAGACCTATGCCGAATCGCGCGCCCGCAACCTGGTCGAACGCGAATTCAACCTGTCGTACGCGACCACGCAGCCGCCTGAAAATCGCATCGTTTCCGGACAGTGGTTCAGAGGACAAAAGCCCGAGGCCTCGGTGGAGGAGGGCATTGCCAAGACGCTGAATCTCCATCTGGGTGACGTGCTGCGCTTCGATGTCGCGGGGCAGACGGTGGATGCGCCCATCACGTCATTGCGCAAGCTCGACTGGAGTTCGATGCGCGTGAATTTCTTTGTGATCCTGCCGCCCGTGGCGCTGCGCGACATGCCGCAGACGTACGTGACCGCGTTCCGCATTCCCGCCGGGCAGGCCGATCTGCCGGCCAAGCTTGTGCGCGAGTTTCCGAACCTCACGGTGGTCGATACCGAACTGATCCTGCAGCAGGTGCAGGGCGTGCTGGACCAGGTGACGGCGGCGGTGGAATTCCTCTTCGTCTTTACGCTCGCGGCGGGTGTCCTGGTGTTGTATGCCGCGCTCTCCGGTTCGCGCGACGAGCGCCTGCGCGATGCCGGTGTGCTGCGCGCCCTCGGTGCAGGCTCCGGTGTGGTACGTCAGACGCAATACGCAGAAGTGCTGATTGTTGGTGGCCTCGCCGGGCTGATGGCGGGCTTGGGCGCGATCGCCATCGGCTGGGTGCTGTCGGCGTATGTGTTCGACTTTCCGTATCGTTTCAACCCTGCCATCCTGCCGGTGGGCATCGTGAGCGGCATGGCGTGCGCCTTTGTTGGCGGCTGGCTGGGCCTGCGCGACGTGCTGCGCCGCCCCGCCATGGCAACGCTCCGCGATGCATGA
- a CDS encoding substrate-binding domain-containing protein yields MTFQFEVFPVVGPDDNPRANGKVFQLLRAVRETGSLHRAAKQVGLSYRHAWGVMRSWEEMLGRALLDMERGRGASLTLFGERMLRAEMRLREQIDPALHQAMGQFLSELEDASQSQARIRFSGSHDPAVELLAETFARQSPGAHIDTVFCSAVEGLICLQEKQCEVAGFYVAPQQGAGSIAHQTLRKWLRPTAVRLIALADREQGLMMSAEWAGRVQSLGDVARTQARFINRQRSSGTRLLFDQLLVAAGLYPDQINGYDEQEFSSDKIAVAVQEGRADVGFGLRPGAEAHGLHFVPLTRETYYLAVRRNDALSPWVRELIERIGQPAFREGLGHLAGYRPTEHVSLLTAEQALPWHADEARALAR; encoded by the coding sequence ATGACATTCCAGTTCGAGGTATTTCCGGTGGTGGGGCCGGACGACAACCCGCGCGCGAACGGCAAGGTGTTCCAGTTGCTGCGGGCGGTGCGAGAGACGGGGTCGCTACACCGCGCGGCGAAACAGGTGGGGCTGTCATACCGGCACGCCTGGGGCGTGATGCGGTCGTGGGAGGAGATGCTTGGCCGCGCGCTGCTCGACATGGAGCGGGGCCGGGGCGCCTCCCTCACGCTTTTTGGTGAGCGCATGCTGCGCGCCGAGATGCGCCTGCGCGAGCAGATCGATCCGGCACTGCATCAGGCCATGGGGCAGTTCCTCTCGGAGTTGGAAGACGCATCCCAGTCGCAGGCGCGCATCCGTTTCTCGGGCAGCCATGACCCCGCCGTGGAGCTGCTGGCCGAGACGTTTGCGCGGCAAAGCCCCGGCGCGCACATCGATACCGTGTTCTGCAGCGCCGTCGAAGGGCTGATCTGCCTGCAGGAAAAGCAATGCGAGGTAGCCGGCTTCTATGTGGCGCCGCAGCAAGGCGCGGGCTCGATCGCGCACCAGACCTTGCGCAAGTGGCTGCGCCCGACCGCCGTGCGCCTGATCGCCCTGGCCGATCGCGAGCAGGGGCTGATGATGTCGGCGGAATGGGCGGGGCGGGTGCAGTCGCTGGGGGATGTGGCGCGCACGCAGGCGCGCTTCATCAACCGCCAGCGCAGTTCGGGCACGCGGTTGCTGTTCGATCAGTTGCTGGTGGCAGCCGGGCTGTATCCCGACCAGATCAACGGGTACGACGAGCAGGAATTCTCCAGCGACAAGATCGCCGTGGCCGTGCAGGAAGGGCGGGCGGACGTCGGCTTCGGCCTGCGCCCTGGCGCCGAAGCGCACGGTCTGCATTTTGTGCCGCTGACACGCGAAACGTATTACCTGGCGGTGCGCCGCAACGACGCGCTGTCGCCCTGGGTGCGCGAGCTGATCGAGCGCATCGGGCAGCCGGCCTTCCGCGAAGGCCTGGGCCATCTCGCCGGCTACCGGCCGACCGAGCACGTTTCGCTGCTCACCGCAGAGCAGGCGCTGCCCTGGCACGCTGACGAGGCCCGCGCGCTGGCCCGCTGA
- a CDS encoding substrate-binding domain-containing protein, with translation MPRLSKALRLSALICLTLAVATPAYAGDLRMATTTSTENSGLLKVLLPKFEAATGVHVQVIAVGTGKAVKLGESGDVDVVLVHARPLEDAFVASGGGIDRRDVMYNDFILVGPDTDPAHVRGQKNVIQGMETIAAAGEKAGAKFISRGDNSGTDVMEKAYWKTANIDPKGKPWYVSAGLGMGEVLNMAAQMNAYTLSDRATYGAYRAKTGLDIVLAGDPRMFNPYGIIAVNPKRYPSVNYTDATKLIEWITSPAGQQVIADFKVNGEQVFFPDYGKAVATGK, from the coding sequence ATGCCCCGATTGTCCAAAGCCCTTCGGCTATCTGCTCTCATCTGCCTGACGCTCGCGGTTGCCACTCCCGCATATGCTGGTGATCTCCGCATGGCTACCACCACCAGCACAGAGAATTCCGGTCTGCTGAAGGTCCTGTTGCCCAAATTTGAGGCCGCCACCGGCGTGCATGTGCAGGTGATTGCCGTTGGCACTGGCAAGGCGGTCAAATTGGGTGAATCGGGGGATGTGGATGTGGTGCTGGTGCACGCCCGCCCACTGGAAGACGCCTTCGTCGCCTCAGGGGGTGGCATCGACCGCCGCGACGTGATGTACAACGATTTCATCCTCGTCGGCCCAGACACGGACCCGGCCCACGTGCGGGGCCAGAAGAACGTCATTCAGGGGATGGAGACCATCGCTGCGGCTGGCGAGAAAGCCGGCGCCAAGTTCATCTCGCGCGGCGACAACTCCGGCACCGATGTCATGGAAAAGGCCTATTGGAAGACGGCCAACATCGACCCGAAGGGAAAGCCGTGGTACGTGAGCGCAGGGCTCGGAATGGGCGAAGTGCTGAACATGGCCGCGCAGATGAACGCCTACACGCTGTCCGACCGCGCGACCTACGGCGCCTACCGTGCCAAAACGGGTCTCGACATCGTGTTGGCCGGCGACCCGCGCATGTTCAACCCCTACGGCATCATCGCGGTCAACCCGAAGAGATACCCGAGCGTCAACTACACCGATGCAACCAAGCTGATCGAATGGATCACGTCACCCGCCGGTCAGCAGGTCATTGCCGACTTCAAGGTCAACGGAGAGCAGGTGTTCTTCCCGGACTACGGGAAGGCGGTCGCAACCGGAAAATAG